A DNA window from Ranitomeya imitator isolate aRanImi1 chromosome 2, aRanImi1.pri, whole genome shotgun sequence contains the following coding sequences:
- the LOC138667089 gene encoding oocyte zinc finger protein XlCOF7.1-like isoform X2 — MHSLRDCCLTDPSTLDKDRCKMANSILNLTLEIIYLLTGEEYTVVKSSSGCVAPSNNDQELEERGKYQSPVMKLPPNSLTYDSNNAQKILELTDKIKELLTAEVSIRSQDVPFSMEEWEYLEDKKDLCKDVRMEDHQTLISPDGSSRQNKRKRCPQPLYCPEEKQIQQAKDQTDIKVEVVVIEEEKYVPCGQQCNEEKSLTDISPDDCRKGSDGLFTSPNSKAKFKDAQDNSGEPSIREEFPSVPHSRDLPSSFEQPTVAYSQTVKQIPSHREGRPFGKREINVESKSKLFTHTSDERPYSCSECGKHFKQKAYLLEHQRIHSGENLFSCAECGKRFTQKLRMVEHQRVHTGEKPFSCSECGKFFSTKPNLFKHQRNHKRAKPFSCQECEMCFTFKADLVQHERIHSEGNTLLCSECGKCFTTKWNLVQHQKVHRGVRPFLCSECGKCFTTKYNLVNHHRTHTGERPFLCPDCGKSFTQKVHLSEHQKHHKVQIPFS; from the exons ATGCATTCTTTACGAGACTGTTGCCTGACTGACCCATCTACATTGGATAAGGACAGATGCAAGATGGCGAACAGTATACTAAATCTCACCCTGGAGATCATATATCTGCTAACTGGAGAG GAGTACACAGTAGTCAAGTCCTCTAGTGGGTGTGTGGCCCCCAGCAATAATGACCAGGAGTTAGAAGAAAGGGGGAAATATCAGAGTCCAGTAATGAAACTTCCACCTAATTCTCTGACATACGACAGTAACAACGCACAGAAGATCCTGGAACTCACCGACAAGATCAAAGAGCTGCTGACTGCCGAG GTGTCTATAAGAAGTCAGGATGTccctttctccatggaggagtgggagtatttagaagataAGAAGGATCTGTGCAAGGATGTAAGGATGGAGGACCACCAGACTCTTATATCACCGG ATGGATCCAGTAGGCAAAATAAACGGAAGAGATGTCCCCAGCCTCTCTACTGTCCAGAGGAAAAGCAAATACAACAG GCTAAAGATCAGACAGATATTAAAGTCGAAGTTGTTGTAATAGAAGAAGAGAAATATGTTCCGTGTGGTCAGCAATGTAACGAGGAGAAAAGTCTTACAGATATCAGCCCAG aTGACTGCAGGAAAGGTTCAGATGGCCTTTTTACATCTCCAAATTCCAAAGCAAAGTTTAAAGATGCCCAAGATAATTCTGGGGAACCCTCCATCAGAGAAGAATTTCCCTCAGTGCCTCACAGCAGAGATCTGCCATCTAGTTTTGAACAACCTACTGTTGCTTATTCACAGACTGTTAAACAAATACCTAGTCATAGAGAGGGTCGACCATTTGGAAAACGTGAAATAAATGTTGAAAGTAAATCAAAACTTTTTACGCACACAAGTGATGAGCGACCatattcgtgttcagaatgtgggaagcattTTAAGCAGAAAGCCTATCTACTCGAGCATCAGAGAATTCACTCAGGAGAGAATCTATTTTCATGTGCGGAATGTGGCAAACGTTTTACACAGAAATTGAGAATGGTTGAACAtcagagagttcacacaggggagaagccattttcttgttcggaatgtgggaaatttttttcaacTAAACCAAATCTTTTCAAGCATCAGAGAAACCATAAAAGAGCAAAGCCATTCTCTTGTCAGGAATGTGAAATGTGTTTTACCTTCAAGGCAGATCTGGTTCAGCATGAAAGAATTCATAGCGAGGGGAACACATTActgtgctcagaatgtgggaaatgttttacaactaAATGGAATCTTGTTCAGCATCAGAAAGTTCACAGAGGAGTGagaccatttttatgttcagaatgtggaaaatgttttacaactAAATACAATCTTGTTAACCAtcacagaactcacacaggagagagacCATTTTTATGTCCAGATTGTGGGAAAAGTTTTACACAGAAAGTACATCTCTCTGAACATCAGAAACACCACAAAGTACAGATCCCATTCTCATAA
- the LOC138667089 gene encoding oocyte zinc finger protein XlCOF7.1-like isoform X1, whose translation MHSLRDCCLTDPSTLDKDRCKMANSILNLTLEIIYLLTGEEYTVVKSSSGCVAPSNNDQELEERGKYQSPVMKLPPNSLTYDSNNAQKILELTDKIKELLTAEVSIRSQDVPFSMEEWEYLEDKKDLCKDVRMEDHQTLISPDGSSRQNKRKRCPQPLYCPEEKQIQQAKDQTDIKVEVVVIEEEKYVPCGQQCNEEKSLTDISPADDCRKGSDGLFTSPNSKAKFKDAQDNSGEPSIREEFPSVPHSRDLPSSFEQPTVAYSQTVKQIPSHREGRPFGKREINVESKSKLFTHTSDERPYSCSECGKHFKQKAYLLEHQRIHSGENLFSCAECGKRFTQKLRMVEHQRVHTGEKPFSCSECGKFFSTKPNLFKHQRNHKRAKPFSCQECEMCFTFKADLVQHERIHSEGNTLLCSECGKCFTTKWNLVQHQKVHRGVRPFLCSECGKCFTTKYNLVNHHRTHTGERPFLCPDCGKSFTQKVHLSEHQKHHKVQIPFS comes from the exons ATGCATTCTTTACGAGACTGTTGCCTGACTGACCCATCTACATTGGATAAGGACAGATGCAAGATGGCGAACAGTATACTAAATCTCACCCTGGAGATCATATATCTGCTAACTGGAGAG GAGTACACAGTAGTCAAGTCCTCTAGTGGGTGTGTGGCCCCCAGCAATAATGACCAGGAGTTAGAAGAAAGGGGGAAATATCAGAGTCCAGTAATGAAACTTCCACCTAATTCTCTGACATACGACAGTAACAACGCACAGAAGATCCTGGAACTCACCGACAAGATCAAAGAGCTGCTGACTGCCGAG GTGTCTATAAGAAGTCAGGATGTccctttctccatggaggagtgggagtatttagaagataAGAAGGATCTGTGCAAGGATGTAAGGATGGAGGACCACCAGACTCTTATATCACCGG ATGGATCCAGTAGGCAAAATAAACGGAAGAGATGTCCCCAGCCTCTCTACTGTCCAGAGGAAAAGCAAATACAACAG GCTAAAGATCAGACAGATATTAAAGTCGAAGTTGTTGTAATAGAAGAAGAGAAATATGTTCCGTGTGGTCAGCAATGTAACGAGGAGAAAAGTCTTACAGATATCAGCCCAG cagaTGACTGCAGGAAAGGTTCAGATGGCCTTTTTACATCTCCAAATTCCAAAGCAAAGTTTAAAGATGCCCAAGATAATTCTGGGGAACCCTCCATCAGAGAAGAATTTCCCTCAGTGCCTCACAGCAGAGATCTGCCATCTAGTTTTGAACAACCTACTGTTGCTTATTCACAGACTGTTAAACAAATACCTAGTCATAGAGAGGGTCGACCATTTGGAAAACGTGAAATAAATGTTGAAAGTAAATCAAAACTTTTTACGCACACAAGTGATGAGCGACCatattcgtgttcagaatgtgggaagcattTTAAGCAGAAAGCCTATCTACTCGAGCATCAGAGAATTCACTCAGGAGAGAATCTATTTTCATGTGCGGAATGTGGCAAACGTTTTACACAGAAATTGAGAATGGTTGAACAtcagagagttcacacaggggagaagccattttcttgttcggaatgtgggaaatttttttcaacTAAACCAAATCTTTTCAAGCATCAGAGAAACCATAAAAGAGCAAAGCCATTCTCTTGTCAGGAATGTGAAATGTGTTTTACCTTCAAGGCAGATCTGGTTCAGCATGAAAGAATTCATAGCGAGGGGAACACATTActgtgctcagaatgtgggaaatgttttacaactaAATGGAATCTTGTTCAGCATCAGAAAGTTCACAGAGGAGTGagaccatttttatgttcagaatgtggaaaatgttttacaactAAATACAATCTTGTTAACCAtcacagaactcacacaggagagagacCATTTTTATGTCCAGATTGTGGGAAAAGTTTTACACAGAAAGTACATCTCTCTGAACATCAGAAACACCACAAAGTACAGATCCCATTCTCATAA